DNA from Krasilnikovia cinnamomea:
ACGCGTCACCGCCCCACTTCACGACGTCCTTGACCAGGCTGGACGAGAGGAATGAATACAGCGGGTTGGTCGGCATGAACAACGTCTCGACACCGGAGAGGCCGATGTTCATCTGCGCCATCTGCAGTTCGTAGTCGAAGTCGCTGACCGCGCGCAGCCCCTTGACCACGACCGCCGCGTGCTGGGAGCGGCAGAAGTCGACCAGCAGGCCGTGGAACGACTCGACCCGTACGTTGCCGTACTTCGCGGTCACCTCGCGCAGCATGTCCAGGCGTTCCTCGACCGTGAACAGGCCGCTCTTCGACTGGTTGATGAGTACACCGACGATGACCTCGTCGAAGAGCCGGCTCGCCCGGCCGATGATGTCCAGATGCCCGTTGGTCACCGGGTCGAAGGAGCCGGGACAGACCGCACGTCTCATGATCGGCGACCGTACCAAAGAGTGGTCTCGCCGTAGCGGCGGCTGCGCTCCGCGGCGATCCCGTCCACCCAGGCCAGTGGCTCCCCGCGCACCGCGGTACGGGTGGATCGCTCGATCGCCACCACCGCGCCGGTCGCCAGCCAGCCGTTCTCCACCAGCGCCCGCTGCATGTCGGCCACCTCCTCGTCGCCCAGCGCGTACGGCGGGTCGGCGAAGACCACGTCGTACGGGCCGCCCTCGGGCGGGGCCGCGAGTACCTGGGCGACCTTGCCCGTGACCAGCCGCGCGGCCGTGCCGACACGCAGCGCCACGACGTTGTCACGGATGATCCGGGCCGCCCGGCCGTCGGCCTCGACCAGCAGCGCGAAGGCCGCTCCCCGGGAGAGTGCCTCCAGGCCGACCGCACCCGATCCGGCGTACAGGTCGGCGAAGCGGGCGCCCTCGAGGTCCGTCAGGGCCTCCACGGAGCTGAAGAACGCTTCCCGGACGCGGTCGGACGTCGGCCGGGTCTGCGCGCCGGCCGGTGCGGCCA
Protein-coding regions in this window:
- the coaD gene encoding pantetheine-phosphate adenylyltransferase — encoded protein: MRRAVCPGSFDPVTNGHLDIIGRASRLFDEVIVGVLINQSKSGLFTVEERLDMLREVTAKYGNVRVESFHGLLVDFCRSQHAAVVVKGLRAVSDFDYELQMAQMNIGLSGVETLFMPTNPLYSFLSSSLVKDVVKWGGDASAYLPDVIGERLAARLRQG
- the rsmD gene encoding 16S rRNA (guanine(966)-N(2))-methyltransferase RsmD: MTRIIAGAHGGRRLAAPAGAQTRPTSDRVREAFFSSVEALTDLEGARFADLYAGSGAVGLEALSRGAAFALLVEADGRAARIIRDNVVALRVGTAARLVTGKVAQVLAAPPEGGPYDVVFADPPYALGDEEVADMQRALVENGWLATGAVVAIERSTRTAVRGEPLAWVDGIAAERSRRYGETTLWYGRRS